In Tepidisphaeraceae bacterium, the genomic stretch GACCAACCTGCTCAAGCAGGCGTTCGTGATGTATCACGCCAACCAGCGCCAAGGCACCGCCAAGACCAAGGGGCGCGGCGAGGTCGAGGGTTCTACCCGCAAGCAGTTCCGCCAGAAGGGTACCGGCAACGCCCGTACCGGTGGCGCCCGCAACCCGATTAAGAAGGGTGGCGGTCACGCGAAACAGAAGACCCCGAAGGACTGGCGCCTGAGCATGCCCAAGAAGGCCCGCCAGCTCGCCACCAAGAGCGCGATCCTCAGCAAGGTTCAAAGCGGTGACGTGAAGGTCATCAGCGAGATCAAGCTGGACGGCGTGAAGACCAAGCCGGTCGCCGAGATGTTCAAGAAGCTCGGCATCGACCGCAGCGTCTTGGTCGCCATCAACGGCACCGACGCGACGCTCGAGAAGTCGGCTCGCAACATCGACCGCACCAAGCTGACCACCGTCGCCCAACTGAACGTGTGGGACATCCTGAACAACCGCACGCTGCTGCTGACGAAGGCCGGCTTGGAACAGATCCTGGCTTAGGTGATCCGTAGGGTGTGCATTAGCACACGGCCTCGGAGGAAGGTGTGCTAATGCACGCCCTACAACGGAAAGACAATGGACAACATCAACGTCATCATCAAGCCGCTGATCACGGAGAAGAGCACGCATCAGCAGAACACCCGCAACGCCTATGCGTTCCAGGTGCACAAGGATGCGAACAAGAACCAGATCAAGACGGCCGTCGAGCAGCTGTACTCGGTGAAGGTCACCGACGTCCGGACGCTCACCCGCAAGGGCAAGCCCCGTCGGACCAAGACCGGCATGACGCACACGAGCAACTGGAAGCGCGCGGTCGTGGTGCTGGAAGAGAACTCGAAGATCGAACTGTTCTAAGAAGGTCGGTAGTCGGTCGTCCCTTGGGCGACTGACCGGTGACTGCGACGAACAACGAACAACTGACTACGGACGAGTAACATGGCCATTCGATTCTACAACCCCACCAGCGCCGGCCGTCGGGCTGGCAGCGTGTTGGACTACAAGTCGGTCATCACCAAGACCGAGCCGACGAAGTCGCTGACGGTCGGCAAGCGCCGCGCCAGCGGTCGTAACCATCACGGCGTCATCACGGTCAAGCACCGCGGTGGTGGCAACAAGAAGCTGTACCGCTTGGTCGACTTCCGCCGTCAGAAGGACGGCGTCGAGGCGACGGTCGAGTCGATCGAGTACGATCCCAACCGTTCGTGCAACATCGCCCTGATCCGCTATGCCGACAACGAGATCTCGTACATCCTGGCTCCGAACAACCTCAAGGTTGGCACGAAGCTGATGAACGGCCCGACGGCGGAGATCGAAGTGGGCAACTGCCTGCCGCTGGCGAACATCCCCGGTGGCCTCGAAGTGCACAACATCGAGATGAACCCCGGCCAGGGTGGCAAGTTGGTCCGCTCGGCCGGTGGTGTGGCTCGCCTGAGCGCCAAAGAGGGCGACTGGGCCGTGATCATCCTCCCCAGCGGTGAAATGCGTCGCGTGCGCAGCGCCTGCCGGGCGACGATCGGTCAGCTGGGCAACCTGGACCACATTAACGTCAGCATCGGCAAGGCCGGCCGCTCGCGTCACATGGGCATCCGCCCGCACACGCGTGCCAAGGCCATGAACCCGATCGACCACCCGCTGGGTGGTGGTGAAGGCCGCAGCAACGGTGGTCGGCACCCGGTCAGCAAGACCGGCGTGCCCGCCAAGGGCGGCATCACGCGTAACGGTCGCAAGCACAGCGAGAAGCTGATCCTGCGTCGCCGCAAGTTCGGTAAGTTCCAGCAGCGTCCGCAGACCGTGAACGTGTAACGAAGATTTCCGCGACGCAACGGACGACTGACAACTGACAACGGACAACTGACATGAGCAGAAGCGCAAAAAAGGGCCCATTCGTCGACGAGAAGCTGTACCAGAAGGTATCGAAGCTGAACGAGAACCGGGCGAAGGCCCCGATCAAGACGTGGGCTCGGACCTGCACGATCATCCCGGAGTTCGTCGGACACACGTTCGAGGTTCACAACGGGAACAAGTTCCTGAAGGTGTTCGTTCAGGAAGACATGGTCGGTCACAAGCTGGGCGAGTTCAGCCCGACGCGGACCTTCCGTG encodes the following:
- the rplB gene encoding 50S ribosomal protein L2, translated to MAIRFYNPTSAGRRAGSVLDYKSVITKTEPTKSLTVGKRRASGRNHHGVITVKHRGGGNKKLYRLVDFRRQKDGVEATVESIEYDPNRSCNIALIRYADNEISYILAPNNLKVGTKLMNGPTAEIEVGNCLPLANIPGGLEVHNIEMNPGQGGKLVRSAGGVARLSAKEGDWAVIILPSGEMRRVRSACRATIGQLGNLDHINVSIGKAGRSRHMGIRPHTRAKAMNPIDHPLGGGEGRSNGGRHPVSKTGVPAKGGITRNGRKHSEKLILRRRKFGKFQQRPQTVNV
- the rplW gene encoding 50S ribosomal protein L23 yields the protein MDNINVIIKPLITEKSTHQQNTRNAYAFQVHKDANKNQIKTAVEQLYSVKVTDVRTLTRKGKPRRTKTGMTHTSNWKRAVVVLEENSKIELF
- the rpsS gene encoding 30S ribosomal protein S19, with protein sequence MSRSAKKGPFVDEKLYQKVSKLNENRAKAPIKTWARTCTIIPEFVGHTFEVHNGNKFLKVFVQEDMVGHKLGEFSPTRTFRGHSGKKQA
- the rplD gene encoding 50S ribosomal protein L4, whose product is MIELPIYNQAGEKVETFNVDEAKLGGEVRTNLLKQAFVMYHANQRQGTAKTKGRGEVEGSTRKQFRQKGTGNARTGGARNPIKKGGGHAKQKTPKDWRLSMPKKARQLATKSAILSKVQSGDVKVISEIKLDGVKTKPVAEMFKKLGIDRSVLVAINGTDATLEKSARNIDRTKLTTVAQLNVWDILNNRTLLLTKAGLEQILA